The Ensifer adhaerens genome contains a region encoding:
- a CDS encoding PleD family two-component system response regulator, translating to MTARILVVDDVPANVKLLEARLLAEYFDVLTASDGYAALALCEKTPIDLVLLDIMMPGLDGFEVCERLKANPKTAHIPVVMVTALDQPSDRVRGLKAGADDFLTKPVNDLQLMSRVKSLVRLKNVSDELRLRAQTAQTIGLEDVGRADRPDEPGNVLLVDGRGSSQERLQRALKPIAEVSVISDPQAALFEAAENNFDLVIVNANFDDYDPLRLCSQLRSLERTRFIPILLIAEQGSDELVVRALDLGVTDYLMRPVDPNELIARSMTQIRRKHCNDRLRSSVQQTIELAVTDGLTGLHNRRYFDTHLKLLMDRAAARGRPLSICMTDIDRFKQVNDTYGHDVGDEVLREFANRIRTTVRGADLACRFGGEEFIVVMPDTSAEMAAGVAERLRTIIESLPFAIPQADGPLKVTASMGIATLRPGSDTAEALLKRADMALYQAKHEGRNRVVAAAA from the coding sequence ATGACTGCGCGTATTCTTGTTGTCGATGACGTTCCGGCCAATGTGAAGCTGCTCGAAGCCCGGTTGCTTGCCGAGTACTTCGACGTGCTGACGGCCAGTGACGGTTATGCCGCCCTGGCGCTCTGCGAAAAGACGCCCATCGACCTGGTGCTGCTCGATATCATGATGCCCGGTCTCGATGGTTTCGAAGTCTGCGAACGGCTGAAGGCGAACCCGAAGACGGCACATATCCCGGTTGTCATGGTCACCGCGCTCGACCAGCCTTCTGATCGCGTGCGTGGCCTGAAGGCCGGCGCCGACGATTTCCTGACGAAGCCCGTCAACGATCTGCAGCTGATGTCGCGGGTGAAGAGCTTGGTGCGCCTGAAGAACGTCAGCGATGAGCTGCGCCTGCGGGCCCAGACGGCGCAGACGATCGGGCTTGAAGATGTTGGCCGGGCGGACCGGCCTGACGAGCCCGGCAACGTCCTGCTCGTCGATGGCCGCGGCTCGTCGCAGGAGCGGCTGCAGCGCGCCCTCAAGCCGATTGCCGAGGTCTCGGTCATCTCCGATCCGCAGGCGGCATTGTTCGAGGCGGCGGAGAACAATTTCGACCTCGTCATCGTCAATGCGAATTTCGACGACTACGATCCGCTGCGCCTCTGCTCGCAGTTGCGCTCCCTGGAGCGCACCCGGTTCATCCCTATCCTGCTGATCGCCGAGCAGGGCAGCGACGAGTTGGTCGTCCGCGCGCTCGATCTGGGCGTGACGGACTATCTGATGCGGCCGGTCGATCCGAATGAACTGATTGCCCGGTCGATGACCCAGATCCGGCGCAAGCACTGCAATGACAGGCTGCGGTCGAGCGTGCAGCAAACCATCGAGCTTGCCGTCACCGACGGCCTCACCGGGCTGCATAACCGGCGCTATTTCGACACGCACCTGAAACTGCTGATGGATCGGGCTGCTGCGCGCGGTCGGCCGCTGTCCATCTGCATGACCGATATCGACCGCTTCAAGCAGGTTAACGACACCTACGGCCATGACGTTGGCGACGAAGTCTTGCGGGAATTCGCCAATCGCATCCGCACGACGGTGCGGGGTGCCGACCTTGCCTGCCGGTTCGGCGGTGAAGAGTTCATCGTGGTGATGCCGGATACGTCAGCCGAAATGGCGGCCGGTGTCGCCGAGCGTCTGCGCACGATCATCGAAAGCCTGCCATTTGCGATCCCGCAGGCGGACGGCCCCCTGAAGGTCACCGCGTCCATGGGGATTGCCACGCTCAGGCCCGGCAGCGACACGGCCGAAGCGCTGCTGAAGCGCGCCGATATGGCGCTCTATCAGGCCAAGCACGAAGGCCGAAATCGGGTGGTGGCAGCCGCCGCCTGA
- the rpmG gene encoding 50S ribosomal protein L33 yields the protein MAKATTIKIKLLSTADTGFFYVTTKNSRTMTEKMTKTKYDPVVKKHVEFKETKIK from the coding sequence ATGGCAAAAGCCACCACCATCAAGATCAAGCTGCTTTCGACAGCCGACACGGGTTTCTTCTACGTCACGACCAAGAACAGCCGTACGATGACGGAAAAGATGACGAAGACCAAGTACGACCCGGTCGTCAAGAAGCACGTCGAATTCAAGGAAACCAAGATCAAGTAA
- a CDS encoding MFS transporter: MSQPSPGTAAPVEEIHWRSLIAAVAAISAVGIAIGLGLPLLSIIMEKRGISSTLIGLNSAMAGLASMVAAPFTTKFAHRHGVAPTMLWAVLIAATSALGFYYITNFWLWFPLRIVFHGAITVLFILSEFWINATAPPSKRGFVLGIYGTFLSLGFLTGPLLFSILGSEGLLPFLVGAGVILLASVPIFLARDESPVIDEKPERHFLRYVFLVPTATAAVFIFGAVESGGLSLFLIFGTRSGFSESQAALLLTVMGVGNFIFQIPVGMLSDRVKDRRTLLSAMTLIGLIGALFLPLLVESWFLMAIVLLFWGGCVSGLYTVGLSHLGSRLQGADLAAANAAFVFSYAVGTVAGPQAIGAAMDATGNNGFAWAIAGFFGLYVALSVVRIVLKPKRS, translated from the coding sequence ATGTCACAGCCATCGCCCGGTACGGCTGCACCGGTTGAGGAAATTCACTGGCGGTCGCTGATCGCGGCCGTTGCTGCCATCAGCGCGGTCGGCATCGCCATCGGCCTCGGCCTGCCGCTGCTATCCATCATCATGGAGAAGCGCGGAATTTCCTCGACCCTCATCGGCTTGAATTCCGCCATGGCGGGCCTGGCATCGATGGTGGCTGCCCCCTTCACGACGAAGTTCGCCCACCGGCATGGCGTAGCGCCAACGATGCTATGGGCCGTGCTAATCGCGGCCACCAGCGCGCTCGGCTTCTATTACATCACCAATTTCTGGCTCTGGTTCCCGCTCCGAATCGTTTTCCACGGAGCGATCACCGTCCTCTTCATTCTTTCCGAGTTCTGGATCAACGCGACGGCCCCGCCGAGCAAGCGCGGTTTCGTGCTGGGGATCTACGGCACATTCCTGTCGCTTGGGTTCCTGACCGGCCCGCTGCTGTTTTCGATCCTCGGCAGCGAAGGCCTCCTGCCCTTCCTCGTCGGCGCCGGCGTCATCCTCCTGGCATCCGTGCCGATTTTCCTCGCACGCGACGAAAGCCCCGTCATCGACGAGAAGCCCGAGCGGCATTTCCTGCGCTACGTCTTCCTCGTGCCCACGGCAACGGCTGCCGTCTTCATATTCGGCGCGGTCGAATCAGGCGGTCTCTCGCTGTTCCTCATCTTCGGGACGCGGTCCGGTTTCAGCGAATCGCAGGCAGCGCTTCTGCTAACGGTCATGGGGGTCGGCAATTTCATCTTCCAGATCCCGGTCGGCATGCTCTCCGACAGGGTCAAAGACCGGCGCACACTGCTCTCTGCGATGACGCTGATCGGTCTTATCGGCGCGCTGTTCCTGCCGCTGTTGGTCGAGAGCTGGTTCCTGATGGCAATTGTGCTGTTGTTCTGGGGCGGCTGTGTCTCCGGCCTCTACACGGTCGGCCTCAGCCACCTGGGCTCACGGCTTCAGGGCGCGGATCTCGCCGCCGCCAACGCGGCCTTCGTGTTTTCCTACGCCGTCGGTACCGTCGCTGGACCGCAGGCGATCGGCGCGGCAATGGACGCCACCGGCAACAACGGTTTTGCCTGGGCGATCGCCGGCTTTTTCGGTCTCTATGTCGCGCTTTCGGTGGTCAGGATCGTTTTGAAACCAAAACGGTCTTGA
- a CDS encoding NUDIX hydrolase has product MRPARETGNEPKPPRPATMRPRDAASIMLLDRVGGRVRVLMGRRHSAHAFMPDLYVFPGGRRDTGDHRIGFGSDLHPSVLRTLKVAGARGLSDTRARALALAALRELYEEAGIAIGAPLPSAEAPVPFLPDLAKLRYMARAITPPGNTRRFDTRFFAVFADEAEIDPTRFLDSRELQDLQWIDVNVTPSLRIPDITAVILADLRNGLDADPSLPCERPVPLYTSRHGRFVRTLL; this is encoded by the coding sequence ATGAGGCCGGCGCGGGAGACGGGCAACGAACCCAAGCCTCCGCGTCCCGCGACCATGCGGCCCCGGGATGCCGCTTCGATCATGCTGCTCGATCGCGTTGGCGGCCGCGTGCGTGTGCTTATGGGGCGGCGCCACAGTGCGCACGCCTTCATGCCGGATCTCTATGTGTTCCCCGGCGGACGCCGCGATACCGGCGATCATCGAATTGGCTTCGGCTCCGATCTCCATCCCTCCGTCCTGCGAACGCTGAAGGTGGCCGGCGCGCGCGGACTGTCGGATACCCGGGCGCGCGCGCTCGCGCTTGCCGCCCTGCGTGAACTTTACGAGGAAGCCGGCATCGCCATAGGCGCGCCGCTTCCTTCGGCCGAAGCTCCCGTTCCCTTTCTTCCCGATCTTGCAAAGTTGCGCTATATGGCTCGGGCCATCACCCCTCCAGGCAACACGAGGCGGTTCGATACGCGCTTCTTCGCCGTGTTCGCCGACGAGGCCGAAATCGATCCCACGCGGTTCCTGGACAGTCGGGAGCTTCAGGATTTGCAGTGGATCGATGTGAACGTTACTCCGTCGCTACGGATACCTGACATCACCGCGGTCATCCTCGCGGACCTCAGGAACGGACTGGACGCCGATCCTTCGCTGCCCTGCGAACGACCGGTTCCACTCTATACCTCGCGCCATGGGCGCTTCGTGCGCACATTGCTCTAA
- a CDS encoding DUF983 domain-containing protein, which translates to MKAASGETLHLGGSKSDERSVGLSMKRGFLGRCPACGSGKLFRSYLKSVETCAACGERMDHHRADDFPPYIVVTIVGHLVLAGYMATDLILPLNSWQHLAIWAPITVISSLALLQPVKGAVIGLQWALKMHGFGGHEDAPEDVLPPRDERA; encoded by the coding sequence ATGAAAGCGGCGTCAGGCGAAACACTTCATCTGGGCGGGTCCAAAAGCGACGAGCGCTCCGTTGGTCTTTCGATGAAACGCGGCTTTCTCGGCCGCTGTCCAGCGTGCGGCAGCGGCAAGCTGTTTCGCAGCTACCTCAAGTCGGTTGAGACGTGCGCGGCCTGCGGCGAGCGCATGGACCACCACCGCGCCGACGACTTCCCGCCCTATATCGTCGTCACGATCGTCGGCCACCTCGTGCTTGCCGGCTACATGGCGACCGACCTCATCCTTCCGCTCAACAGCTGGCAGCATCTCGCCATCTGGGCACCGATCACCGTCATCAGTTCGCTGGCGCTGCTGCAGCCTGTAAAAGGCGCCGTCATCGGCCTGCAATGGGCGCTGAAGATGCATGGCTTCGGCGGACACGAAGATGCGCCTGAGGACGTGTTGCCCCCGAGAGACGAACGGGCATGA